In the genome of Dermacentor andersoni chromosome 3, qqDerAnde1_hic_scaffold, whole genome shotgun sequence, one region contains:
- the LOC126518055 gene encoding dehydrogenase/reductase SDR family member 7-like produces the protein MACCLVSWLLYMGVPGLMAFFAWLKLADADLTLLFKSKFGRSIATLRGKVIWITGSSSGIGEYLAYELAKVGSRLVLSGTNLENLELVKNNCLEFGKDKGTEVLVLPFSICNFSTHSEQLQKVLDHFGKLDVLVNNAGRSQRADFEDIPVEIDKEMFDCNVFGAISLTRCVVKYFKEKGVQGHIVVTSSTAGKLGAPFSATYTGSKHALQGYYECLRLEGVILGGLDVTVTCPGPVFSRIRERAFTATPGKLYNMKDTPKSRLMPTERCAQLIAVAIANKMDEVWISQNPILLTMYLAQYMPSIFRNYIMKFLFTKERVMKMREGQ, from the exons ATGGCGTGTTGTTTGGTGTCGTGGCTCCTTTATATGGGCGTACCGGGGCTCATGGCCTTCTTTGCTTGGCTTAAACTTGCCGACGCCGACCTGACGCTTCTGTTCAAGTCGAAGTTCGGACGTTCGATAG CAACCCTGAGAGGAAAAGTAATATGGATCACAGGATCATCAAGTGGCATTGGCGAGTACCTTGCGTATGAGCTGGCCAAAGTGGGATCTCGTCTAGTCCTCTCTGGCACGAACCTGGAGAACCTAGAGCTTGTAAAAAACAACTGCCTTG AGTTTGGTAAAGACAAAGGGACAGAAGTCCTTGTTCTCCCATTCAGCATTTGCAACTTCTCGACACACAGCGAGCAGCTTCAAAAGGTCCTGGACCATTTTGGCAAG TTGGATGTCCTGGTTAACAATGCTGGCCGTAGCCAGCGAGCTGACTTTGAGGATATTCCTGTCGAGATCGACAAAGAGATGTTTGACTGCAACGTCTTCGGTGCCATATCTCTTACGCGGTGTGTTGTGAAGTATTTTAAGGAAAAGGGCGTGCAAGGTCATATTGTGGTCACCAGCAGCACGGCTGGAAAGCTTG GGGCACCTTTCTCAGCCACCTACACTGGTTCCAAGCATGCACTCCAG GGCTATTATGAGTGCTTGCGCTTGGAAGGTGTGATTCTGGGAGGTTTAGATGTCACCGTCACCTGTCCGGGACCTGTATTCTCGCGTATCCGGGAGCGTGCATTTACTGCCACCCCTGGCAAG CTGTACAACATGAAGGACACACCTAAGTCTCGACTCATGCCCACCGAACGCTGCGCTCAGCTCATCGCAGTTGCCATAGCCAATAAGATGGACGAAGTTTGGATTTCCCAGAATCCCATCCTGCTTACCATGTATTTGGCACAGTATATGCCATCCATATTCAGAAA CTATATCATGAAGTTCCTTTTCACAAAGGAGAGGGTGATGAAGATGAGGGAGGGCCAGTAG